The following proteins come from a genomic window of Theileria equi strain WA chromosome 2 map unlocalized gcontig_1105316255037, whole genome shotgun sequence:
- a CDS encoding hypothetical protein (encoded by transcript BEWA_038660A), which produces MTTGELTLNLGGKCEGGSCSCTKSGNVSGITAKKDSNPPSVTGFVAYTHESNTPFILKGELTNGERLGDGGKDIFNVSKVSVYYWDGDKNEEKPLLIEVKKASGVQNTEYYYNDGDKETEAQNKDATTWVHHGYVEGTSLQTRLDDQNAVINNVIPFNIHNPEEPLHFSSHRTKGKGIESAGQVPQLNGTEYVTTAYKINGINGNTGISRVEYGKKIDGIDIPSDPLNIIRLYSSTSVDGNAPLMFNMKLQNGDYRWYFSRGSNGTSWGETGGGGNFYNRDQPTEELAKQLDEFICEHHKGVTIDLSSSKTDGDKYCCEEHAGKKKGKGDGRVSVTPMTVSCPTHSSTSQISAYKHSITDSSLRLAGIKFYIDNNQNKRRRVTSSSLKLPMDGPVDVYVFYCGKNPALVYVSSTGGTSQTSDWFRKSKTSDTKRWTKFTFSGVTPTNITDCRNWNKLVGVFNKLSCKQFSKCPTSSRGRSGDSEDGLQDLNDKINLGLSEDEIDPSLKDTGGPSGGKPDTVPVVSGSKAEEQTIEGSPEIKNPKQNTEVPAADLSDQVPGTESETKILIQGTPVAQMAEDAIDGERLKHLIVTPSGNGEEAGSQEAEDDEDEQNSNTGQNILPDGQTPTLATPFVDLDLSNTSGGPYSSRGANVKMAVLDSNIGGGYYRYQNSLRGGIFKATEIKHGTALEGITSSSDTLSSIFTIA; this is translated from the coding sequence atgactACTGGAGAGTTAACATTAAATCTAGGTGGAAAATGTGAAGGTGGATCATGTAGTTGCACTAAGAGTGGCAATGTTTCTGGCATTACCGCCAAGAAGGATTCTAATCCACCATCTGTAACAGGCTTTGTTGCATATACCCATGAAAGCAATACCCCTTTCATCCTCAAAGGAGAACTAACTAATGGTGAGAGACTAGGTGATGGCGGAAAAGACATATTCAATGTTAGTAAAGTATcagtatattactgggatggagataaaaacGAGGAAAAACCTCTTCTCATTGAAGTTAAAAAGGCTTCAGGTGTACAGAATACAGAGTACTACTATAATGACGGAGATAAGGAAACTGAAGCACAGAACAAAGATGCGACTACTTGGGTACATCACGGATATGTGGAAGGAACATCACTACAGACAAGACTTGATGACCAAAATGCTGTCATAAACAACGTCATACCATTTAACATTCATAATCCAGAAGAGCCTCTCCATTTTAGTTCTCATCGCACGAAAGGTAAAGGTATAGAGTCTGCCGGGCAAGTTCCTCAACTTAATGGAACAGAATATGTCACTACAGCTTATAAAATTAATGGGATAAATGGAAACACAGGAATTTCCCGAGtggaatatggaaagaagaTAGATGGTATCGATATTCCCTCTGATCCTCTTAACATAATAAGGCTCTATTCATCAACATCTGTCGACGGAAATGCACCTCTCATGTTTAACATGAAACtacagaatggagattaTAGATGGTACTTTAGCAGAGGTTCAAATGGTACTAGCTGGGGAGAAACAGGCGGAGGTGGTAATTTCTATAATCGTGATCAGCCCACTGAAGAACTTGCCAAGCAGTTGGATGAATTTATTTGCGAACACCATAAAGGGGTTACTATTGACTTATCATCTTCTAAAACTGATGGAGACAAGTATTGTTGTGAAGAACACGCAGGTAAGAAAAAAGGTAAGGGTGATGGAAGAGTCTCCGTTACTCCCATGACAGTTTCCTGCCCAACCCATTCTAGCACCAGCCAAATTTCAGCTTATAAACATTCCATTACAGATTCAAGTTTGAGACTTGCTGGCATTAAGTTCTACATTGACAACAACCAGAACAAAAGAAGACGTGTAACATCTTCCAGCTTAAAGTTGCCTATGGATGGACCAGTTGACGTTTATGTCTTTTACTGTGGTAAGAATCCGGCTCTGGTATATGTTAGTTCAACTGGAGGCACTTCCCAAACTTCCGACTGGTTTAGGAAGAGCAAGACAAGTGATACAAAAAGATGGACAAAGTTCACGTTTTCTGGTGTAACACCAACTAATATTACTGACTGTAGAAACTGGAACAAACTTGTAGGAGTCTTTAATAAACTTAGCTGTAAACAATTCTCAAAATGTCCTACATCCTCAAGAGGACGTTCTGGTGATAGTGAAGATGGATTACAAGACctaaatgataaaattaACTTGGGATTatctgaggatgaaatTGACCCATCTCTAAAAGACACTGGTGGACCTTCCGGTGGTAAACCTGATACTGTTCCTGTCGTTAGTGGTAGTAAAGCTGAAGAGCAAACTATAGAAGGAAGCCCtgaaattaaaaatccCAAACAAAATACTGAAGTCCCTGCcgctgacttatctgaccaggtcCCTGgtacagagtctgagacaaagattctcataCAAGGAACTCCTGTAgctcaaatggctgaagatgccatagatggtgaaagactAAAACATCTTATTGTTACTCCTAGTGGTAATGGAGAAGAAGCTGGATCTCAAGAAGCTGAGGAcgatgaagatgaacaaaaCTCTAATACTGgtcaaaatattctaccTGATGGACAAACTCCTACTCTTGCTACTCCTTTTGTTGACCTTGATCTTTCAAACACATCTGGAGGACCATACTCTTCTAGAGGTGCTAATGTAAAGATGGCTGTTCTAGATAGTAACATAGGTGGTGGCTATTACAGATATCAGAATTCTCTGAGAGGTGGTATATTTAAGGCTACTGAAATCAAGCATGGAACTGCTCTAGAGGGTATAACATCTTCTTCTGACACCCTTTCTAGCATCTTCACAATTGCATAG
- a CDS encoding hypothetical protein (encoded by transcript BEWA_038670A) — MERRICTGHGDSNYKHVDVDIGNSDSNEFYMDNCGNVVYITRKAFSGYKEYLHKVEGGHVRSIKYHGKEQKEFLNIRNDHYRKVAIYYLSYDDGNVLPLLIGLGKSGTRNYKCYKRGDIFAQYSQWEALEGDVSTNIQEIAKEIRNAVVLNLSITTGIQYYVNGDPERPPLNNDIKIKVDHRIEQNYNVYRHMLQTLDARIISTKHKNRTIAFMNAKYNLSLKSASVYYWSEDKDHENPLILELSYGSSTVYFRFSLNNLKWNHDGRILDIDTFNNDIDMQNCIHNKAHRVDISSLEKYICSSCNSQTIEIVGEEIRMYYTKCRKVKHYISSGKMSIASFHNNGIFQRGIPSTKNVDHVVVYKYPENGRPILLAIASVDGKRWYKIHMNNLDEWETESGLGGNPSSLEILTKLGEITGNNSASRGGNIAEKYPHARKRHSPEVNTINSDFVLLLIVSTFLLASLAFETYNYLFCPKNSFFRRLYRYVSLCRT; from the coding sequence atggaaagaagaatATGCACCGGTCATGGAGATTCCAATTACAAGCACGTAGATGTTGATATCGGTAATTCTGATTCCAATGAATTTTACATGGACAATTGTGGTAATGTTGTATACATAACACGTAAAGCATTCAGTGGTTACAAGGAATACCTGCATAAAGTTGAAGGAGGTCATGTACGTAGTATCAAGTATCACGGTAAAGAACAAAAGGAATTTTTAAACATACGGAACGATCACTACAGAAAAGTGGCCATCTACTATTTATCATACGATGATGGAAATGTGCTACCACTTTTAATCGGACTTGGCAAATCAGGAACTAGGAACTacaaatgttacaaaaGGGGTGATATCTTTGCTCAATACTCCCAATGGGAGGCTTTGGAAGGAGATGTCTCCACAAATATTCAAGAGATTGCCAAAGAAATAAGAAATGCAGTAGTACTGAATTTAAGTATTACGACAGGAATACAATACTATGTAAACGGGGACCCTGAAAGACCACCACTCAATAATGATATCAAGATAAAAGTTGATCATAGAATTGAACAAAACTATAATGTATACCGTCACATGCTCCAAACTCTAGACGCACGAATTATATCCACCAAACACAAGAATAGAACCATTGCCTTTATGAATGCAAAATACAATTTAAGCTTAAAATCTGCGTCAGTGTACTACTGGAGTGAAGATAAGGATCATGAAAACCCACTGATACTTGAGCTTAGTTACGGATCTTCCACAGTATATTTTAGATTTAGTTTGAATAACCTAAAGTGGAACCATGATGGACGAATTCTTGATATAGATACTTTTAACAACGATATCGACATGCAAAACTGCATACATAACAAAGCCCATAGAGTGGATATTTCCTCTTTGGAAAAGTATATTTGTTCATCTTGCAACAGCCAAACCATTGAGATTGTTGGCGAGGAAATAAGAATGTATTATACCAAATGTCGCAAAGTCAAACACTATATTTCGTCTGGAAAAATGTCAATTGCTTCTTTTCACAATAATGGCATTTTTCAAAGGGGTATTCCGTCTACAAAAAATGTGGACCATGTTGTCGTATACAAGTATCCGGAAAATGGAAGACCTATACTCTTGGCTATTGCGTCTGTAGACGGTaaaagatggtataaaatacaTATGAACAATCTGGATGAATGGGAAACAGAGAGTGGCCTTGGTGGCAATCCAAGTTctctggaaattttgacaaaattAGGGGAGATAACTGGGAATAATTCAGCCTCTAGAGGTGGTAATATTGCGGAAAAATATCCGCATGCAAGAAAGAGACATTCACCGGAAGTGAATACCATTAATTCAGACTTTGTACTCCTTTTAATAGTCAGCACTTTCCTTTTAGCTTCTTTGGCATTTGAAACTTACAACTACCTATTTTGTCCAAAAAACAGCTTCTTCAGACGTTTATATAGGTATGTATCACTATGTCGCACATAG
- a CDS encoding conserved hypothetical protein (encoded by transcript BEWA_038720A), producing the protein MLIFLCGFVKLPMNIKMLFSFMSDSIPVFGSKRKGYLVIGSFILFFSLLMLGIQDKQDIYVTTFYLVMSSLGITMCNVVGEALIIESGKQQTNDQITQSISVFSAFRKLAFSAMVYLSAVLLMTIPKRKIFLYSAIIPAIVLLSSLFVQERDVLSFPSVRNQLSRLITFTEMREIRRPAIFLFLTTVSILCD; encoded by the exons ATGTTAATCTTTCTTTGTGGGTTTGTAAAACTCCCaatgaatataaagatgCTATTTTCATTCATGAGCGACTCTATACCTGTATTTGGTAGCAAAAGAAAAGGGTATCTCGTTATAGGATCgtttattttgtttttctcGCTGTTAATGCTAGGGATCCAGGATAAACAAGACATTTACGTAACCACATTTTACCTGGTAATGTCCTCTCTTGGCATAACA ATGTGCAATGTTGTTGGAGAAGCGCTAATTATAGAATCAGGAAAGCAACAGACCAATGACCAAATTACACAGTCGATTTCTGTATTTTCTGCATTTAGGAAGTTGGCATTTTCCGCAATGGTTTATTTGTCCGCTGTTCTACTTATGACTATCCCAAAGAGG aaaatatttcTCTACTCGGCGATAATACCGGCTATTGTACTCTTGAGTAGCCTATTTGTTCAAGAAAGGGATGTGTTGTCATTTCCAAGCGTTAGAAACCAATTATCACGCCTAATCACATTTACTGAGATGCGAGAGATTAGAAGGCCTGCAATATTTTTGTTTCTGACAACGGTGAGTATATTGTGTGATTAG
- a CDS encoding conserved hypothetical protein (encoded by transcript BEWA_038700A) — MFYFMTEKLHFEPELFGRFAAVQAIANIVGIYCYSKFCKQLNVRKLYVTTTYLVTLFCLMSVVLVKRWNVNMGIPDVAFILTDDSILEFFNEIHALPILVLSVRLCPQGIESSMYSLLWTVQLMGINVSTYISAICTYLLGVNNKNFDGLVPLIVICSLLHLAPVFFVWMIPEELPEENVQEKNPEMELYIP, encoded by the coding sequence ATGTTTTACTTCATGACAGAGAAACTGCACTTTGAACCGGAACTGTTTGGAAGATTTGCAGCAGTTCAGGCTATTGCAAATATCGTAGGGATTTATTGTTATTCCAAATTCTGCAAACAACTAAATGTGCGAAAGCTCTACGTAACCACAACATATTTGGTGACTTTATTTTGCCTTATGAGCGTCGTATTGGTTAAGCGTTGGAACGTTAATATGGGTATTCCAGACGTTGCATTTATCCTTACAGATGACTCTATTCTGGAGTTCTTTAACGAGATCCATGCACTTCCAATATTAGTTTTGAGCGTACGCCTATGTCCGCAGGGAATAGAATCGAGTATGTATTCGTTGTTGTGGACCGTTCAACTCATGGGAATCAACGTAAGTACGTACATCTCGGCCATATGTACATATCTGCTCGGAGTGaataacaaaaattttgatggGTTAGTCCCACTTATTGTCATTTGTTCGCTCTTGCATCTGGCGCCAGTTTTTTTCGTATGGATGATTCCAGAGGAACTACCCGAAGAGAACGTCCAAGAAAAGAACCCTGAAATGGAGTTGTATATACCTTGA
- a CDS encoding hypothetical protein (encoded by transcript BEWA_038680A), translating into MRILAVLWTVCLVRLCSAGFWCCGGSKTDDDEVTVRTVQGGSNEVSTENLRAVPPQHSIVPAGQFSSEDSTVPQPAGKDGDVSSLKSDPGTIDVNHPDNSQCQAFDYYYDDNLTRLIAPISGKSINELKDDTKKIWSLGSGETFEYAKVYLNKDKKAEVIFVVVKKSSEISRTYYAKSESGWTSCNNHKEKINDLKTEATKTKAAIDIGSEKETDQCYLISTELLGLEVKMFVPKPDYYATEVKNDSKSLLEAAEDNGERCLSCDIYTKGNNNPLLLITLKVNNELDYEYFEKEGAKWKSITQENFSQKKNAMQAA; encoded by the coding sequence ATGAGGATTCTAGCAGTACTATGGACGGTATGTTTGGTAAGACTATGCAGTGCAGGCTTTTGGTGCTGTGGAGGAAGTAAAACAGATGACGATGAAGTTACTGTTAGAACAGTACAAGGAGGTTCTAATGAAGTCTCTACGGAGAATCTCAGAGCAGTTCCACCTCAACATTCTATAGTTCCTGCTGGCCAGTTTTCTAGTGAAGACTCTACAGTTCCTCAGCCAGCTGGAAAAGACGGAGACGTctcatctttaaaatcaGATCCTGGTACCATTGATGTAAATCATCCAGACAACTCCCAATGTCAAGCCTTTGACTATTATTATGATGATAACTTAACTAGGCTTATTGCTCCTATTTCTGGAAAGTCGATAAATGAACTAAAAGATGATACAAAAAAAATATGGTCATTAGGAAGTGGAGAGACCTTTGAATACGCCAAGGTTTATCTtaacaaggataagaaaGCAGAAGTAATCTTTGTTGTAGTAAAAAAATCTTCTGAAATATCACGAACATATTATGCAAAGAGTGAGAGTGGATGGACATCTTGCAACAATCATAAAGAGAAGATTAATGATCTCAAAACAGAGGCGACAAAAACAAAAGCTGCTATTGACATTGGAAGTGAAAAGGAAACTGACCAATGCTATCTAATTTCGACCGAATTGCTCGGTCTAGAggtaaaaatgtttgttcCAAAACCAGATTATTACGCTACTGAGGTTAAAAATGATAGTAAGTCCCTCTTGGAGGCGGCTGAAGATAATGGCGAGAGATGTTTATCCTGTGATATTTACACCAAAGGGAATAATAACCCGCTTCTTCTTATAACACTCAAGGTTAATAATGAATTAGactatgaatattttgagaagGAAGGAGCGAAGTGGAAGAGTATAACACAAGAAAACTTTAGTCAAAAAAAGAATGCTATGCAAGCTGCTTGA
- a CDS encoding hypothetical protein (encoded by transcript BEWA_038710A), which translates to MKFFPLLSTTLLVRLCYCVSPDSKIGSDKATQHFREANSTSQVQRVAQQILQEKQNVPDTKVGAPKPVPRHHSTKELAVPITLDLADVNTNSVDVPATTVQDGISTTYYYPKGKFYFNKIVDGGRTVWESTEKKCSPAYTISKGNVTFLALLLKKSDDETELIYYERKNLGWKLVEKTKSENIIEELKRQPEQPAVKTIDLDLSDVDSTAFSVEESEEDKVPIKKYAVKTDHYLNEINYGDSELWKSDSPDKHCTLATVYFEEENPMLLSLTLNQGFVYLKKNGKWVGVSKDDYDVALTEMKRLASLPKARTVELDVNDVDGNVFVVKEETVERVPLKTTPEELTSQDEELELKGTHIEQEGRVDTVRADTPSNSSSLDLSKEPNGDLFTFNETIDSDVKSSKYKLNTRKDKVTTIIHAEKVVWKAKTNESLEECTLYTKNGYSPMVAVLSKGDFNAERHLLRGMEGWLTISPEEFDKKLEKMKTGLPECEFSVHSEPVTIDVSRPYPSFCQSFAYDYDGVPTRMIFYGENVPVNKLVSGREKIWEREIGEKCIRSIVTMKDDKPVLVYLEKDTPSGIQFSTLLRDNGKWEVTSNYYDELKKLRNTPGSPNKFTLDLSDTQDGDKCIIFNRTFLNLPARFYVPKMGNYATEAKDGGISIWTAEKERCVSGVVYFKSGRPQLSHMTINDSNDRYLQKYFEKCGKEWKDLTEEDFYKKIEEISGRPARSKNALPEETTQSTQLSDYILDISKEPNKDLVAIHKGITPEEIKCRVYQTRDKKDKRVTSVVDGDIPIWTVRAGEEFRYCFVEEKENYSPIVAISTGNKCDKYYVKDSGKWVEIDQLSYYKRHKNMENDTTGDSNSQTAEGKDALDISKPENSGVEIKEVKMSGITQKTFTSEDSANITSVCNKGVELWSTPCDNDGLRTATLYSSGDYGLLFLQSKSVGGATDSYYFEGWSIWTPLTGEEFDRKLGDMKRTTEHLIEKLCSPLLNIEDATEGDLVTLKVEVKPGKDTHQLEYGDEVLWEDEDSSLSSAILYFDGDVPSLAVINTKSTGKEGTGYRYHDGKKWKKSDESDCRRLLNMLKIKYNPEQ; encoded by the coding sequence ATGAAATTCTTCCCGTTACTATCTACGACCTTATTAGTTAGACTATGTTATTGTGTTTCTCCAGATTCTAAAATAGGTAGTGATAAAGCTACGCAGCATTTTAGGGAAGCCAATTCTACTTCTCAAGTTCAACGGGTAGCTCAACAGATTCTACAAGAGAAACAGAATGTTCCAGACACAAAGGTTGGAGCTCCTAAACCTGTTCCACGACATCACTCCACCAAAGAACTCGCAGTTCCAATTACCCTAGATTTGGCTGATGTGAATACAAACTCGGTTGATGTTCCAGCTACTACTGTGCAAGATGGCATAAGTACAACCTATTACTACCCAAAGGGGAAATTCTACTTTAATAAGATAGTGGATGGAGGCAGAACTGTATGGGAGTCTACTGAAAAGAAGTGTTCTCCAGCATATACTATCTCAAAGGGTAACGTGACATTTCTTGCTCTCTTGCTAAAGAAGTCTGATGATGAGACTGAGTTAATATACTACGAAAGGAAGAATCTAGGGTGGAAGCTTGTCGAGAAGACAAAGagtgaaaatataatagaGGAACTAAAGAGGCAGCCTGAGCAACCAGCTGTAAAAACCATCGACTTGGATCTTTCAGATGTTGATTCTACAGCATTCTctgtagaagaatctgaggaGGATAAGGTTCCTATCAAAAAATATGCCGTTAAAACTGATCATTACTTGAATGAGATAAACTATGGAGATTCTGAACTTTGGAAATCCGATTCTCCGGACAAACACTGTACACTTGCTACGGTATACtttgaggaagagaatccTATGTTGCTATCCCTAACACTTAACCAAGGATTTGTTTATTtgaaaaagaatggtaaatgggttGGTGTTTCTAAGGATGACTATGATGTTGCATTGACTGAGATGAAGAGACTGGCTTCCTTACCCAAAGCCAGGACTGTTGAACTTGATGTTAATGATGTAGATGGCAATGTCTTTGTGGTTAAGGAGGAAACTGTTGAAAGAGTACCTCTTAAGACCACACCTGAGGAACTTACATCtcaagatgaagaactAGAACTCAAGGGTACGCATATTGAGCAGGAAGGACGAGTAGATACTGTGAGAGCTGATACACCTTCAAATTCTAGCTCTCTTGATCTTTCCAAGGAGCCTAACGGGGATTTATTCACTTTCAACGAGACGATAGATAGCGATGTAAAGTCTTCTAAATACAAGTTAAATACTAGAAAGGACAAGGTTACGACAATTATCCATGCTGAAAAGGTGGTATGGAAGGCGAAAACTAATGAatctctagaagaatgtaccctttataccaaaaatgGATATTCTCCCATGGTTGCCGTACTCTCAAAAGGAGACTTTAATGCAGAAAGACATCTTTTAAGGGGCATGGAAGGTTGGCTTACAATTTCTCCTGAAGAGTTTGACAAAAAACTGGAGAAGATGAAAACAGGTCTACCAGAATGTGAGTTCTCTGTTCATTCTGAACCAGTAACCATAGATGTTTCTAGGCCATATCCATCTTTCTGTCAGTCCTTTGCCTATGACTATGATGGAGTTCCAACCAGAATGATTTTTTATGGAGAAAATGTTCCAGTAAATAAGCTTGTTAGTGGTAGAGAAAAAATCTGGGAAAGAGAAATTGGAGAGAAGTGTATACGGTCCATAGTTACTATGAAGGATGATAAGCCAGTACTTGTCTACCTAGAGAAAGATACTCCCTCTGGGATACAGTTTTCCACACTTTTAAGAGATAACGGTAAATGGGAAGTTACTTCAAACTATTACGATGAACTTAAGAAGCTCAGGAACACTCCTGGATCTCCAAATAAATTTACCCTTGACCTTTCTGATACCCAGGATGGCgataaatgtataatatttaATAGAACCTTTCTAAATCTTCCAGCCCGTTTCTATGTTCCAAAGATGGGCAACTACGCCACTGAGGCCAAGGATGGAGGAATAAGTATATGGACTGCTGAAAAGGAAAGGTGTGTATCTGGAGTTGTATATTTCAAGAGTGGAAGACCACAACTTTCCCACATGACTATTAATGATTCCAATGATAGATACTTAcaaaagtactttgaaaagtgtggcaaggaatggaaggatCTTACGGAGGAGGACTTTTATAAGAAGATAGAGGAGATTAGTGGAAGGCCAGCTAGATCTAAAAATGCTCTTCCAGAAGAAACAACGCAGTCGACACAACTCTCTGATTAcattcttgacatttctAAAGAACCAAATAAGGATCTAGTAGCAATACATAAAGGTATCACACCTGAAGAAATAAAGTGTCGTGTATACCAAACGAGGGACAAGAAAGACAAGAGGGTTACCTCTGTTGTAGATGGAGATATTCCCATCTGGACTGTCAGGGCTGGTGAGGAATTCCGATATTGCTTTgttgaagaaaaggaaaacTACTCACCCATAGTAGCCATTTCCACAGGAAACAAGTGTGATAAATACTATGTTAAGGATAGTGGCAAGTGGGTTGAAATAGATCAACTCAGCTATTATAAAAGGCATAAAAACATGGAGAACGACACTACAGGGGATTCAAATTCTCAGACTGCAGAGGGTAAGGATGCCTTGGACATTTCTAAGCCAGAGAACTCTGGAGTGGAGATTAAAGAGGTAAAGATGAGTGGAATAACTCAAAAGACTTTTACCTCCGAGGATTCTGCAAATATAACTAGTGTTTGTAATAAGGGAGTAGAGCTTTGGAGTACACCGTGTGATAATGATGGACTAAGAACTGCAACTTTATACTCCTCTGGAGACTATGGCCTTTTATTTCTGCAATCTAAATCTGTTGGTGGAGCAACAGACTCCTACTACTTTGAGGGTTGGTCAATATGGACTCCACTCACTGGAGAAGAATTTGATAGAAAGCTGGGTGACATGAAAAGAACCACGGAACATCTCATTGAGAAACTTTGTTCACCTCTGCTAAACATTGAAGATGCTACTGAAGGTGATCTTGTAACATTGAAAGTGGAGGTTAAGCCTGGTAAAGATACACATCAGCTAgaatatggagatgaagTACTATGGGAGGATGAGGACTCTTCTCTATCTTCAGCGATTCTATACTTTGATGGAGATGTTCCGTCACTTGCtgttataaatacaaagaGTACTGGTAAGGAAGGTACAGGctatagataccatgatggtaagaagtggaagaagagtgaCGAGAGTGACTGCAGAAGGCTTTTGAATATGCTAAAGATAAAGTATAATCCGGAGCAATAA
- a CDS encoding conserved hypothetical protein (encoded by transcript BEWA_038650A) encodes MSVPVSIQQKDRLKKTAFFFAGLGHLQPMLLAATNSDYLLDRFLLERRCSNEYVSRTITSLIFIEVLATILMGGFAVLLGLYKFIPEGKNEEDFRGYLTVGIQWIILMGYFQVLRAFTSGGEEGHIQWFYYSLLFQHFFTCIIGAGIGFIDVDRALWYLMNIPVSPVIIFLYQMLIHMWFRDYRPRDIGYFVVKNQIWLGLINSCITTVLWTVAYFPGLIPDDKDDGVTIKLSENKRENCGNTTYPASNGTSKTIQVTLTIEEEELKKELQKKSWKTSLGDFSETSTKRKNLLKRRKWKTSSNSLATK; translated from the coding sequence ATGAGTGTACCTGTCTCCATTCAGCAGAAGGATCGGCTAAAGAAGACAGCCTTTTTCTTTGCTGGACTGGGTCATTTACAGCCTATGTTACTGGCAGCTACTAACTCTGACTACTTGCTTGACAGGTTCCTTCTCGAGAGACGTTGTTCCAATGAGTATGTTTCCAGGACAATCACCTCACTCATCTTCATAGAGGTCTTGGCAACTATTCTCATGGGAGGTTTTGCAGTGCTCTTAGGGTTATATAAATTCATACCTGAGggaaagaatgaagaggatTTTAGAGGATATCTCACAGTTGGTATACAGTGGATCATCTTAATGGGATACTTCCAAGTGCTCAGGGCTTTTACGTCAGGTGGAGAAGAGGGACACATTCAATGGTTCTACTATTCTCTACTATTTCAACACTTCTTTACCTGTATCATAGGAGCAGGTATTGGATTTATAGATGTTGACAGGGCACTATGGTACCTTATGAATATCCCTGTATCACCtgtcatcatcttcttgTACCAGATGCTAATCCATATGTGGTTTAGAGACTATAGACCTAGGGATATTGGGTATTTTGTGGTCAAGAATCAGATATGGTTGGGACTTATCAATTCGTGTATAACAACAGTACTGTGGACCGTAGCCTACTTTCCTGGACTTATAccagatgataaagatgatggagtaaccattaagCTCTCAGAGAACAAAAGGGAAAATTGTGGAAATACTACATATCCTGCTTCTAATGGAACTAGTAAGACTATTCAAGTTACACTCACGAtcgaagaagaggagttgaagaaagagctccagaagaaaagctggaagacatcTTTGGGAGATTTCTCGGAAACctcgacaaagaggaagaacctcttgaagaggaggaagtGGAAAACGAGCTCGAATTCTCTCGCGACAAAGTAA
- a CDS encoding Phosphoribosyl transferase domain containing protein (encoded by transcript BEWA_038690A), with protein MSTSLILSEEDFKRYPHFHRPGLNFVDINPLFKDPEKYGQAIATIADHLRETFGDTIDILALLGSKGFVVGASLAHKLNLPFMLLRKRGKLPGSTTSVSYAYNYGKSVLEGQAETIKPGQRVVIVDDVVGSGGSMAAACDLIRKMQGEILETVSIIELASLNGKDKFGGVPLFSVVQLGKPELEPGE; from the coding sequence ATGTCTACGTCATTAATTCTGTCTGAGGAAGACTTCAAGAGGTACCCTCACTTTCACAGGCCGGGACTCAACTTTGTGGACATAAACCCGCTCTTCAAGGACCCGGAAAAGTATGGCCAGGCGATAGCTACGATTGCGGACCATTTGAGGGAAACTTTTGGTGATACTATCGATATTTTGGCTCTGCTTGGCTCCAAGGGTTTCGTGGTTGGAGCTTCACTCGCCCACAAGCTCAATCTTCCGTTTATGCTCTTGAGAAAGCGCGGAAAACTTCCAGGTTCTACCACCTCAGTATCCTATGCCTACAACTATGGCAAGTCTGTTTTGGAAGGACAGGCAGAGACCATTAAACCTGGTCAAAGGGTTGTCATTGTGGATGACGTCGTAGGCAGCGGAGGATCAATGGCTGCTGCATGCGACTTGATTAGAAAGATGCAGGGAGAAATTCTGGAAACCGTCTCCATTATTGAGCTGGCAAGTCTGAATGGAAAGGATAAATTTGGTGGAGTTCCGCTATTCAGCGTCGTACAACTCGGGAAACCAGAATTGGAGCCGGGAGAATAG